The nucleotide window GCGGCCATCCCGGCGCGATCCTGCTGGAAACCAACTGCCGCGAGCACTGGCAGGAAGACTGCCTCGCCGTGCTCGCCACCTTCGGCTATCTCGCCGAAGGCGAAACGGAAGACAATGTGCTGCTGAGGCGGTTCGCCTGAGCGGCTGGAAACTTGAACGGAATGGATGGCCGGCCCGATCCGGCCGACCGAAACGCGGAGCGACGAGACATGGTACAGCTGACGCTTCCCAAGAACTCCCAGGTGACCCAGGGCAAGGTCTGGGACAAGCCGGCCGGCGCCACCAACCTGCGGGAATACCGCATCTATCGCTGGAACCCGGATGACGGCCGCAACCCGCGCGTCGATACCTATTTCGTCGACCTCGACGATTGCGGACCGATGGTTCTGGATGGGCTCATCTACATCAAGAACAACATCGATCCGACGCTGACCTTCCGCCGGTCCTGCCGCGAGGGCATCTGCGGGTCCTGCGCGATGAACATCGACGGGACCAACACGCTGGCCTGTACCCGCGGCATGGAGGAGATCGGCGACGGCCCGGTGAAGATCTATCCGCTGCCGCACATGCCGGTGGTGAAGGATCTGGTGCCGGACCTGACGCGCTTCTACGCCCAGCACCGCTCCATCGAGCCTTGGCTGCAGACGACGACGCCGGCGCCGGAGAAGGAGTGGCGCCAGAGCCACGAGGACCGCGCCAAGCTCGACGGCCTCTACGAGTGCATCCTGTGCGCCTGCTGCTCGACCTCGTGCCCGAGCTACTGGTGGAACGGCGACCGCTATCTCGGCCCGGCCGTGCTGCTGCAGGCCTATCGCTGGCTGATCGACAGCCGCGACGAGGCCACCGGCGAGCGCCTCGACAATCTCGAGGACCCGTTCCGCCTCTATCGCTGCCACACGATCATGAACTGCTCGCAGGCCTGCCCGAAGGGGTTGAACCCAGCCAAGGCGATTGCAGAGATCAAGAAGATGATGGTCGAGCGCCGCGTCTGACGCGCTCGCCCTTCAGATCTTGCCGCGTTTCGACGGCCGTCCGGAGCGATCCGGGCGGCCTTTTGCATCTCTCAGCTCCAGACCGGGCTGGTGAAGATCGCGATGCTGGACAGGAAGCCGACGGCCCAGGCGAGCGAGCGGGGCGTTGCCCTGTCGGTCCAGTAGCAGAAGATGAAGATCAGCCGCGCACCGATGAACAGGCCGGCCAGGCGGTCGATCCACTCGGCATCCCCGCCCTGCCAAAGGCCGACGATGACCGCGGCGGCAAACAGCGGCAGGGCTTCGAAGCCGTTCGCCTGGGCGGCGGCGGCGCGGGCGCGGAAACCCTCCTTCCAGTAGTCCGGATCCCTGGGGCGGGCGTTGTCGAAGTCCTTCGACAACTTGCCTGGGAAGGCGGAGAAGATCGGCAGCACGGCGGCGGCAAGAATGCACCAGATGGCGAAGGGCATGGGCGGCGGTCCGGTTTGTTGAGCTTTGGCAAGAGGTGACCGGATGCGGCCGGAGGGTCAAGCGGGAAGCGCCGAACGGTTGATCCAGCGCAAGGAGGCGAAGTTCGTATCCCGCTAGTTTCGCCCCACTGAAATCAGCATGGGATCTCGCATCATGGCCGTGAGCGACTGGAGTGCCTTTCTCGAACAGACGGATCGCCGGATGGGCGACCTGCGCAGCGGAATGCCGGGCGTTGCAAAGGGGTTCCACGAGATCGCGAAAGCGGCGATCGGACCGGGAGCGCTCGATTCCAAGACCAAGGAACTGATCGCGCTTGCGATCGGCATTGCAGCACGCTGCGACGGGTGTCTTGCCTATCACGCCAAGGCGGCCGCGAAATATGGCGCGACCCGCGAGGAAGTGATCGAGGCGATCGGCGTTGCCGTCTATATGGGCGGCGGGCCCTCGATGATCTACGGAGCCGAGGCGCTGGCGGCATTCGACGCCCTTGCGTGATTTTCGGGGGTTGCGCGGAGGGAGGCTGTACGCCTTCCGATTGCCGTGATTTCGCCCTGTACTGTCTCCCTGCCCGTCATATTCGCGTTTCCGATCTTCCGTATCACCTGCCCGGGGGCGGAAACGCGATTCGCTTTCACCATCGAGCCATGGGCCAGGTGGTGGAAACCGGTGTGCGCAATTCCCATCTGCGGTTGCGGGTGGGGCTTGCGTGCAGCAAGGAGTGACGATGACTGTGAATGTCCTGTTCCTGTGCGACGACAACGCCAGGCTCGGTCCGATGGCCGAGGCCTATCTCAATGCGGATGACGGACGCAGTATTCGGGCATTTTCCGCAGGCCTGTCTCCGGCTCCGCGCCTTGCCGAGGGCGTGGAGCGTGTTCTGGCTGCGCACGGGCTGGCGAGCGAGGGCCTGCAGCCGAAAAGCTGGCAGCTCTTCGTGCTGCCTCACGCGCCGATTCCCGATGTCGTCGTCGGCCTTAGTGCGGCGGCGCTGGGCGCGACGCGCCGGGTCTGGCCGACCCACGCCCGGCTGCTCGACTGGCATGTCGGCCCGCATACTTCGCGGCTGGTCGGCCGCGATGCGCTGCGCGATGCCTTTCACGAGCTGCGGCGACGCATCAACCTCGCCCTTGAGGAGGGGCTGTTTCGGCCGGTCGCCTTGCGCCGCATCGCCTGATCGCTGAGGCCGGCTGTATGCCGGTCTCAGCCTCCCAGCGGCCTGCGCGGGCCGTCCGTCAACGCGCCGATCAATCCGAACATGTCTGCAAGCCCTTCGCGCACGAGACTGAAGGCGGAAAAGCTGCGCGGCTCGATCCGGCCGACGATGTCGCCCATTTCGAAGGTCAGGTCTGCGGTGAACTTGCGGGCGAGTTGCTGCATGGCCCGGTTGGTCGCCAGGCAGTTCATGTAGATGTGCTTGCAGCCGCGGTTGCGCGCGGCGATCAGCGTCAGCTCCATCAGCCGCGTGCCGATGCCGGCCTGCTGGCAGTTCTGCTCGACGGAGAAGGCAGCCTCGGCATTGACGCCATCGTCGAACGGACGCAGTTCCGCGACCGCGCGCAAGAGGCCCTCGGCGAAGTAGCCGTGGATGACCGTGCCCAGGGTGAAGCTGGTATCGGCATAGCACCGCAGGAAGGCGTCGCTCGCCGGCATGGCGAAGCGGGCCCGGCGGGCGGTCGGATCGAGACGGAGGAGATGATCGCGAAACTGCGCGATATCGTTATAGGTCAGCTTTCTGTAATAGCCGGCTGCCGGCTTCTCGGTTTGAGACGACATGCGATGCTCCTGATGAGGACAGCACCGCTCCTCGGGTCTCCCCAGACCTTGTGATTTTTATAGAGAGGGTTCGAGGCGAATTCGTGACCGCCGCGATCATGGCCGATCACGCTGGTCGGGCCATGATTTGGACCAATTGCCCGCCCATTGAAGGCGCGTCAACCATTTGGTCACCAAAACCGACAAGAATCGGGCGGGCCTGCGATAGTCGGTTGCGTCGAGGGATCGTCGCGCCGCGACAGGAGTTGTGATGTCCAGGCAGGGCGCGGATGCGCGACCCGCCTGTCGCATCGCGCAGCTGAGAACCGACCGTCCAAAGCATAGAACGAGCAAGGACAGACACATCATGACCCGTTCCTCCCGGTATGGCGCGCCTCTGATCGTTGCGCTCAGTCTGACCGTGGCACTCGCTGGCTGTCAGCGCCTGGGATACGGAAGCCGGAGCGCTCCGCTTCCGGCCACCCCGACCGCACCCGTCGCGAGCCAGTCCCTCGAGCCGCTGCAGCCGATGTCGCCGACGCTCGGCCCGGACGGCCAGCCGATTCAGGGCGCTCCGCTCGATGGAACGCAGACCAACGTCGCTGCAGTAGACCCGTCCGCCGGCACCGCCCCGAGCGGCCCGCCCGCCGGTGCGCGCGAGATCGGCCGCAGCGACATGCTCGGCGGCTGGTCCATTGCGTCGGGCGCCGACAACTGCAAGCTCTTCATGACGCTGACCACGTGGAGCGGCGGCTATCGCGCCAACTCCCGCGGCTGTGCCTCGCCGCAGATGCAGACCATCTCGGCCTGGGACCTGCAGGGCAAGCAGGTGCTGCTGAAGGATGCCAGCGGCGCGACCGTCGCCGAACTCTATGCGACCGGCGCCGAGAACTTCGCGGGCCGTACGACCGCCGGTGCGCCGATCCAGGTCTATCGGTAAGGGCCTGACACCTGCGGGCGCAGGCCGGCGAGCAGAAGGGGGGCGAGGCGATGTCGGTGTGGCCGATCCTGGAAGACAGTGAACTTTCTCCCCGCGCTGCCGCGGTGATCGCGGATATCCGCGCCACCCGGAACACGGACTTCATCAACAATTTCTGGCGTGTCCTGGCCAATGATCCGGCGCTGCTGGAGCGGACCTGGGCCAGCCTGAAGGACGTGATGGCGCCGGGCGCTCTCGATCCGCTCGTCAAGGAAATGCTCTACGTGGCGGTCTCGATCGCCAATGGCTGCGAATACTGCATCCGCTCGCATACGACCGCAGCCCGTGCCAAGGGCATAAGCGAGGCGCAACTCGGCGAACTGCTGGCGGTCGTCGGCATGGCCAGCGAGACCAACCGTCTGGCGACCGGCCTGCAGGTGCCGGTGGACGACGCCTTCCTCCCCAAAAAGTAGGCTTGCCTCGGCGAGCGGGATCCTCGGCGCTTGCTCTTGCCCGCATGCTCGGGCTATCCAGCGAGGCGGAGGCAACCTGCGGGCAACGGTTGCATTTTCCGGGACCCGGCCCCGGGAACCCGGTTCTTTCAAGGGCTTGATGATGGCTGCGACGCACCCGGCAGAACGGACGATCCCGATCGCGCATACGGTCACCGGGCGCTACGACGCGCTGGTCGAGGCCGGCGAAATCGAAAGGGATCCGGCCCAGACCGAGGTCGCGGCCCTGCTCGACCGTCTCAACACGGTTCTCGCCGAGACCGGCCCCGCCTCCAAGAAGAGCGCGCTTGGCTGGCTCTTCGGCAAGCGCGGCGCTGCCAGGGAACCGGTCAAGGGGCTTTACGTCTGGGGCAAGGTCGGCCGCGGCAAGACCATGCTGATGGACCTGTTCTTCGACATCGCGGTGATGAAGAAGAAGCGGCGGGTGCATTTCCACGAATTCATGGCCGATGTGCACGAGCGCGTGCATGCGGTGCGTGCCGCGATCCGCGACGGCAGCATCGCCGGAGACGATCCGATCCCGCCGGTTGCGGCGGACCTGGCCGCCGAAACCCGCCTTCTGTGCTTCGACGAGTTCGCCGTGACCGACATCGCCGATGCGATGATCCTCGGCCGGTTGTTCACGCGCCTGTTCGAGCTGGGCGTCGTCGTGGTGGCGACCTCGAACGTGGCGCCGGACGACCTGTATCGCGACGGGCTCAACCGCGGCCATTTCCTCGGTTTCGTCGACCTGCTCAAGACGCGGGTCGACGTGGTGTGCCTCGACGCGCGCACGGACTACCGTCTGGAAAAGCTCGCAGGCGCCCCTCTCTACCTGTCGCCGCTCGGGCCCGACGCGGACCGTGCGGTCGACGATCTCTGGCGCAAGCTCACCCACGGTCTGCCCGCGCATGAAGAGGTGCTGGAGATGAAGGGGCGCAAGATCCCGGTCTCGCGCACGGCCGCCGGCGTCGCCCGCTTCACGTTTGCGGAACTGTGCGAGAAGCCGCTGGGTGCGGCGGACTATCAGCGCCTGGCGCTCTCCTACCACACCTTCGTCGTGGAAGGCGTGCCGGTGATGGACCTGCCCCAGCGCAATGCGGCCAAGCGTTTCATCAATCTGGTGGATACGCTCTACAACAACCGCAACAAGCTGATCGTGTCCGCCGAGGCGGAGCCGGACGGCCTCTACATTGCCACGTCGGGGACGGAATCCTTCGAGTTCCAGCGCACGGTCTCGCGCCTTGTCGAGATGCGGTCGCAGGCCTGGCTGAGCGATCCGGCCTGAGGAAAACCGGAGCCGCATCCGGGCCCGCCCGCGCGCCTCTATTCCTTCGATTAGCTTGCACCCTCGCGCCAAAGGGTTTAGTGCCATGCGCGACCGTTGAGAACGGCCAATGCTCCATTTTACGTAAAGGGAAGCAACAGGATATGGCTCGGAACAAGATCGCTCTGATCGGCTCGGGACAGATTGGCGGCACGCTCGCCCACCTCGCCGGCCTGAAGGAACTCGGCGACATCGTCCTCTTCGACATCGCCGAAGGTACCCCCCAGGGCAAGGCGCTCGACCTTGCCGAATCCTCCCCGGTTGACGGCTTCGATGCCAAGCTCTCGGGCGCCAACTCCTACGAGGCGATCGCCGGTGCCGACGTGGTCATCGTCACCGCCGGCGTGCCGCGCAAGCCCGGCATGAGCCGCGACGACCTGCTCGAGATCAACCTGAAGGTGATGGAGCAGGTGGGCGCAGGCATCAAGGCGCATGCCCCGGACGCTTTCGTCATCTGCATCACCAACCCGCTCGACGCGATGGTCTGGGCCCTGCAGAAGTTCTCCGGTCTTCCGGCGAACAAGGTCGTCGGCATGGCCGGCGTGCTGGACTCCGCCCGCTTCCGCTACTTCCTTGCCGAGGAGTTCAACGTCTCCGTCGAGGACGTGACCGCCTTCGTGCTGGGCGGCCACGGCGACACGATGGTGCCGCTGACCCGCTACTCGACCGTCGCCGGTATCCCGCTTCCGGACCTCGTCAAGATGGGCTGGTGCACCGCCGAGCGTCTCGAGGAGATCGTCCAGCGCACCCGTGACGGCGGCGCAGAGATCGTTGGCCTGCTGAAGACCGGCTCGGCCTTCTACGCTCCGGCCTCCTCGGCCATTGCCATGGCCGAGAGCTACCTCAAGGACAAGAAGCGCGTGCTGCCCTGCGCCGCGCATCTGACCGGCCAGTACGGCCTCAACGACACTTATGTGGGCGTTCCGGTCGTGATCGGCGCCGACGGTGTCGAGCGTATCATCGAGATCTCTCTCGAGGGCGAGGAAAAGGCCAATTTCGACAAGTCCGTCGCGTCTGTCGACGGCCTGGTCGAGGCCTGCAAGAAGATCCAGCCGGCGCTTGCCTGAGGACAGTTTCACGGGAGGCCGCTGGCCTCCCGTCTCGCATTGGGCGAGCTCTGTCAAAACCATCCGGGGATAGACACATGAACATCCACGAATACCAGGCCAAAGAGGTTCTCAAGGCCTACGGCGCGCCGGTGGCCAATGGCGTGGCCATCTTCTCGGCCGACGAGGCCGAGGCCGCCGCCAAGCAGCTTCCCGGCCCGCTCTGGGTCGTGAAGTCCCAGATCCATGCCGGCGGTCGCGGCAAGGGCAAGTTCAAGGAACTCGGCCCCGACGCAAAGGGCGGCGTTCGTCTCGCCTTCTCGCTGGACGAGGTGAAGTCGCACGCGGCCGAAATGCTCGGCAACACGCTGGTGACCAAGCAGACCGGCGCGGCCGGCAAGGTCGTCAACCGCCTCTATATCGAGGACGGCGCCGATATCGAGCGTGAGCTCTATCTCTCCATCCTCGTCGACCGCACCGTCGGCCGTCCGGCCTTCGTCGTCTCGACCGAGGGCGGCATGGACATCGAGGCCGTCGCCGAGGAGACGCCGGAGAAGATCCACACCCTGCCGATCGATCCGGAGGCGGGCGTGACCGAGGCCGATGCGGCCAAGCTCTGCGATGCGCTGGAGCTGACCGGTGCGGCGCGCGAAGACGGCATGAAGCTGTTCCCGATCCTGCACAAGGCCTTCGTCGAGAAGGACATGAGCCTGCTCGAGGTCAACCCGCTGATCGTCATGAAGGACGGCCGCCTGCGCGTTCTCGACGCCAAGGTCTCCTTCGACGGCAACGCTCTCTTCCGCCACCCGGAGATCGTCGAACTGCGCGACATCACCGAGGAGGACGAGAAGGAAATCGAGGCCTCCAAGTACGACCTCGCCTATGTGGCCCTCGACGGCGACATCGGCTGCATGGTCAATGGCGCCGGCCTCGCCATGGCGACCATGGACATCATCAAGCTCTACGGCGCCGAGCCGGCGAACTTCCTCGATGTCGGCGGTGGCGCCTCTAAGGAGAAGGTCACGGCCGCGTTCAAGATCATCACCTCCGATCCGAACGTGAAGGGCATCCTGGTCAACATCTTCGGCGGCATCATGCGCTGCGACGTGATCGCGGAAGGCGTGATCGCGGCCGTGCAGGAAGTCGGCCTCCAGGTGCCGCTCGTCGTCCGCCTCGAGGGTACCAATGTCGAACTCGGCAAGAAGATCATCAATGAAAGCGGTCTCAACGTGATCGCCGCCGATGATCTCGACGACGCCGCGCAGAAGATCGTCAAGGCCGTGAAGGAGGCCGCGTGATGTCCATTCTCGTCAACAAAGACACCAAGGTCATCGTCCAGGGCCTGACCGGCAAGACCGGTACGTTCCACACGGAGCAGGCCCTGGCCTATTACGGCACCAAGATGGTCGCCGGCGTGCATCCCAAGAAGGGCGGCGAAAGCTGGACTTCGGGGGTTGATGCGGCCGCTTCGCTGCCGATCTTCGCCACCGTCGGCGAAGCCCGGGAGGCGACCGGCGCCGATGCGTCGGTGATCTACGTTCCGCCGGCAGGTGCGGGCGCCGCTATCATCGAGGCGATCGAGGCGGAAGTGCCGCTCATCGTCTGCATCACCGAAGGCATCCCGGTCGCCGACATGGTCAAGGTCAAGGCCCGGCTGGAGAAGTCCAAGTCGCGTCTGCTTGGCCCGAACTGCCCGGGCGTCCTGACGCCGGAAGAGTGCAAGATCGGCATCATGCCGGGCTCCATCTTCAAGAAGGGCTCGGTCGGCGTCGTCTCGCGCTCCGGCACGCTGACCTATGAGGCGG belongs to Stappia indica and includes:
- a CDS encoding succinate dehydrogenase iron-sulfur subunit, yielding MVQLTLPKNSQVTQGKVWDKPAGATNLREYRIYRWNPDDGRNPRVDTYFVDLDDCGPMVLDGLIYIKNNIDPTLTFRRSCREGICGSCAMNIDGTNTLACTRGMEEIGDGPVKIYPLPHMPVVKDLVPDLTRFYAQHRSIEPWLQTTTPAPEKEWRQSHEDRAKLDGLYECILCACCSTSCPSYWWNGDRYLGPAVLLQAYRWLIDSRDEATGERLDNLEDPFRLYRCHTIMNCSQACPKGLNPAKAIAEIKKMMVERRV
- a CDS encoding MAPEG family protein, with amino-acid sequence MPFAIWCILAAAVLPIFSAFPGKLSKDFDNARPRDPDYWKEGFRARAAAAQANGFEALPLFAAAVIVGLWQGGDAEWIDRLAGLFIGARLIFIFCYWTDRATPRSLAWAVGFLSSIAIFTSPVWS
- a CDS encoding carboxymuconolactone decarboxylase family protein produces the protein MAVSDWSAFLEQTDRRMGDLRSGMPGVAKGFHEIAKAAIGPGALDSKTKELIALAIGIAARCDGCLAYHAKAAAKYGATREEVIEAIGVAVYMGGGPSMIYGAEALAAFDALA
- a CDS encoding low molecular weight phosphatase family protein yields the protein MTVNVLFLCDDNARLGPMAEAYLNADDGRSIRAFSAGLSPAPRLAEGVERVLAAHGLASEGLQPKSWQLFVLPHAPIPDVVVGLSAAALGATRRVWPTHARLLDWHVGPHTSRLVGRDALRDAFHELRRRINLALEEGLFRPVALRRIA
- a CDS encoding GNAT family N-acetyltransferase gives rise to the protein MSSQTEKPAAGYYRKLTYNDIAQFRDHLLRLDPTARRARFAMPASDAFLRCYADTSFTLGTVIHGYFAEGLLRAVAELRPFDDGVNAEAAFSVEQNCQQAGIGTRLMELTLIAARNRGCKHIYMNCLATNRAMQQLARKFTADLTFEMGDIVGRIEPRSFSAFSLVREGLADMFGLIGALTDGPRRPLGG
- a CDS encoding AprI/Inh family metalloprotease inhibitor produces the protein MTRSSRYGAPLIVALSLTVALAGCQRLGYGSRSAPLPATPTAPVASQSLEPLQPMSPTLGPDGQPIQGAPLDGTQTNVAAVDPSAGTAPSGPPAGAREIGRSDMLGGWSIASGADNCKLFMTLTTWSGGYRANSRGCASPQMQTISAWDLQGKQVLLKDASGATVAELYATGAENFAGRTTAGAPIQVYR
- a CDS encoding carboxymuconolactone decarboxylase family protein, giving the protein MSVWPILEDSELSPRAAAVIADIRATRNTDFINNFWRVLANDPALLERTWASLKDVMAPGALDPLVKEMLYVAVSIANGCEYCIRSHTTAARAKGISEAQLGELLAVVGMASETNRLATGLQVPVDDAFLPKK
- the zapE gene encoding cell division protein ZapE, with amino-acid sequence MAATHPAERTIPIAHTVTGRYDALVEAGEIERDPAQTEVAALLDRLNTVLAETGPASKKSALGWLFGKRGAAREPVKGLYVWGKVGRGKTMLMDLFFDIAVMKKKRRVHFHEFMADVHERVHAVRAAIRDGSIAGDDPIPPVAADLAAETRLLCFDEFAVTDIADAMILGRLFTRLFELGVVVVATSNVAPDDLYRDGLNRGHFLGFVDLLKTRVDVVCLDARTDYRLEKLAGAPLYLSPLGPDADRAVDDLWRKLTHGLPAHEEVLEMKGRKIPVSRTAAGVARFTFAELCEKPLGAADYQRLALSYHTFVVEGVPVMDLPQRNAAKRFINLVDTLYNNRNKLIVSAEAEPDGLYIATSGTESFEFQRTVSRLVEMRSQAWLSDPA
- the mdh gene encoding malate dehydrogenase — protein: MARNKIALIGSGQIGGTLAHLAGLKELGDIVLFDIAEGTPQGKALDLAESSPVDGFDAKLSGANSYEAIAGADVVIVTAGVPRKPGMSRDDLLEINLKVMEQVGAGIKAHAPDAFVICITNPLDAMVWALQKFSGLPANKVVGMAGVLDSARFRYFLAEEFNVSVEDVTAFVLGGHGDTMVPLTRYSTVAGIPLPDLVKMGWCTAERLEEIVQRTRDGGAEIVGLLKTGSAFYAPASSAIAMAESYLKDKKRVLPCAAHLTGQYGLNDTYVGVPVVIGADGVERIIEISLEGEEKANFDKSVASVDGLVEACKKIQPALA
- the sucC gene encoding ADP-forming succinate--CoA ligase subunit beta; translation: MNIHEYQAKEVLKAYGAPVANGVAIFSADEAEAAAKQLPGPLWVVKSQIHAGGRGKGKFKELGPDAKGGVRLAFSLDEVKSHAAEMLGNTLVTKQTGAAGKVVNRLYIEDGADIERELYLSILVDRTVGRPAFVVSTEGGMDIEAVAEETPEKIHTLPIDPEAGVTEADAAKLCDALELTGAAREDGMKLFPILHKAFVEKDMSLLEVNPLIVMKDGRLRVLDAKVSFDGNALFRHPEIVELRDITEEDEKEIEASKYDLAYVALDGDIGCMVNGAGLAMATMDIIKLYGAEPANFLDVGGGASKEKVTAAFKIITSDPNVKGILVNIFGGIMRCDVIAEGVIAAVQEVGLQVPLVVRLEGTNVELGKKIINESGLNVIAADDLDDAAQKIVKAVKEAA
- the sucD gene encoding succinate--CoA ligase subunit alpha: MSILVNKDTKVIVQGLTGKTGTFHTEQALAYYGTKMVAGVHPKKGGESWTSGVDAAASLPIFATVGEAREATGADASVIYVPPAGAGAAIIEAIEAEVPLIVCITEGIPVADMVKVKARLEKSKSRLLGPNCPGVLTPEECKIGIMPGSIFKKGSVGVVSRSGTLTYEAVFQTSNAGLGQTTAVGIGGDPVKGTEFIDILEMFLADDATKSIIMIGEIGGSAEEEAAQFLKDEAKKGRSKPMAGFIAGRTAPPGRTMGHAGAVISGGKGGAEDKIAAMEEAGIRVSPSPAKLGETLLEVLKG